One segment of Pelecanus crispus isolate bPelCri1 chromosome 2, bPelCri1.pri, whole genome shotgun sequence DNA contains the following:
- the SIRT5 gene encoding NAD-dependent protein deacylase sirtuin-5, mitochondrial isoform X1, with the protein MADFREVFAKAKHIAIITGAGVSAESGVPTFRGAGGFWRKWQAQELATPGAFARNPSRVWEFYHYRREVMLSKHPNPAHIAIAECERRLSKQGRSVVVITQNIDELHRKAGTKHLLEIHGSLFKTRCTNCGNVAANYKSPICPALAGKGAPDPATEDAAIAVEDLPQCEEDGCNGLLRPHVVWFGETLDPDILTEVEKELEICDLCLVVGTSSVVYPAAMFAPQVSARGVPVAEFNMEATPATNRFRFHFPGPCGTTLPPALARHQTEIIS; encoded by the exons ATGGCTGATTTTCGAGAAGTGTTTGCCAAAGCGAAGCACATAGCCATTATCACAGGAGCCGGTGTTAGCGCGGAGAGTGGAGTTCCTACCTTCAGAGGGGCTGGAGGTTTCTGGAGAAAGTGGCAAGCCCAG GAGTTGGCTACGCCAGGGGCTTTTGCGCGAAACCCTTCTCGTGTGTGGGAATTTTACCATTACCGCCGGGAAGTGATGTTGAGCAAACATCCAAATCCTGCGCATATCGCCATTGCAGAGTGTGAAAGGCGACTGAGCAAGCAAGGAAGGAGCGTTGTGGTCATTACTCAGAATATCGATGAACTACACCGAAAGGCAGGCACAAAGCACCTCTTAGAAATTCACG GTAGTTTATTTAAAACTCGATGCACCAACTGTGGAAATGTGGCTGCAAATTACAAGAGTCCAATATGCCCCGCATTGGCCGGGAAAGG GGCTCCAGATCCTGCAACGGAAGACGCCGCGATTGCAGTTGAAGACCTTCCTCA GTGTGAGGAGGACGGCTGCAATGGGCTCCTCCGTCCCCACGTTGTGTGGTTTGGTGAAACCCTGGATCCTGACATTCTCACAGAGGTTGAGAAGGAGCTTGAGATATGCGACCTCTGCTTAGTA gTCGGGACCTCCTCCGTGGTGTATCCTGCCGCTATGTTTGCCCCTCAGGTATCTGCCAGAGGAGTGCCAGTTGCAGAATTTAACATGGAAGCTACTCCTGCTACAAACAGATTCAG
- the SIRT5 gene encoding NAD-dependent protein deacylase sirtuin-5, mitochondrial isoform X2: MARPSSNMADFREVFAKAKHIAIITGAGVSAESGVPTFRGAGGFWRKWQAQELATPGAFARNPSRVWEFYHYRREVMLSKHPNPAHIAIAECERRLSKQGRSVVVITQNIDELHRKAGTKHLLEIHGSLFKTRCTNCGNVAANYKSPICPALAGKGCEEDGCNGLLRPHVVWFGETLDPDILTEVEKELEICDLCLVVGTSSVVYPAAMFAPQVSARGVPVAEFNMEATPATNRFRFHFPGPCGTTLPPALARHQTEIIS, encoded by the exons ATGGCTCGTCCTAGTTCAA ATATGGCTGATTTTCGAGAAGTGTTTGCCAAAGCGAAGCACATAGCCATTATCACAGGAGCCGGTGTTAGCGCGGAGAGTGGAGTTCCTACCTTCAGAGGGGCTGGAGGTTTCTGGAGAAAGTGGCAAGCCCAG GAGTTGGCTACGCCAGGGGCTTTTGCGCGAAACCCTTCTCGTGTGTGGGAATTTTACCATTACCGCCGGGAAGTGATGTTGAGCAAACATCCAAATCCTGCGCATATCGCCATTGCAGAGTGTGAAAGGCGACTGAGCAAGCAAGGAAGGAGCGTTGTGGTCATTACTCAGAATATCGATGAACTACACCGAAAGGCAGGCACAAAGCACCTCTTAGAAATTCACG GTAGTTTATTTAAAACTCGATGCACCAACTGTGGAAATGTGGCTGCAAATTACAAGAGTCCAATATGCCCCGCATTGGCCGGGAAAGG GTGTGAGGAGGACGGCTGCAATGGGCTCCTCCGTCCCCACGTTGTGTGGTTTGGTGAAACCCTGGATCCTGACATTCTCACAGAGGTTGAGAAGGAGCTTGAGATATGCGACCTCTGCTTAGTA gTCGGGACCTCCTCCGTGGTGTATCCTGCCGCTATGTTTGCCCCTCAGGTATCTGCCAGAGGAGTGCCAGTTGCAGAATTTAACATGGAAGCTACTCCTGCTACAAACAGATTCAG